From one Natrinema saccharevitans genomic stretch:
- a CDS encoding nucleotidyltransferase family protein, producing MADRSDVARSGDGSDGGDGADTIGGVILAAGKGTRFEGGNKLLADVEGTPIVRRAAETLCQSRVDDIVAVVGHEADRVAAALDDLDLSVRYNENYAAGQSASVRIGADAARDAGWDAVIFMLGDMPFVRPPTVDTLYTAYATDDGSIVVPTYEGRRGNPVLFGRQHYDTLLTVSGDRGGRDLIENHENAVVVDVDDPGVSRDIDSQTDLERFTD from the coding sequence ATGGCAGATCGATCAGACGTGGCACGTAGTGGAGACGGATCGGATGGCGGTGATGGAGCCGATACTATCGGCGGTGTAATCCTCGCCGCAGGGAAGGGGACCCGGTTCGAGGGAGGGAACAAACTTCTTGCGGACGTTGAGGGGACACCTATCGTGAGACGTGCGGCTGAGACGCTCTGTCAGTCGCGAGTCGACGATATCGTCGCCGTCGTCGGTCACGAGGCAGACCGTGTGGCGGCGGCTCTCGACGATCTCGATCTCTCAGTCAGGTACAACGAGAACTACGCAGCAGGACAGAGCGCGTCGGTCCGAATCGGCGCCGACGCCGCACGCGACGCAGGCTGGGACGCCGTCATCTTCATGCTCGGAGATATGCCGTTCGTGCGTCCACCGACTGTCGACACGTTGTACACAGCGTACGCGACCGACGACGGGAGCATCGTCGTTCCAACGTACGAGGGACGTCGTGGGAACCCCGTCCTGTTCGGTCGACAGCACTACGACACACTGTTGACCGTTTCCGGCGACCGAGGCGGCCGAGATCTCATTGAGAATCACGAAAACGCCGTGGTCGTCGACGTCGACGATCCGGGCGTGTCGAGAGACATCGATTCCCAGACGGATTTGGAGCGGTTCACCGACTGA
- a CDS encoding GNAT family N-acetyltransferase: MTADLARVAKPETVGLSSFDSPVVFRPATEDNRSELVSVMRSMADEQPSVETASTVATETDNRPLYWHDSAGEYAVCVATIDDTVCGWVRVDATARAQTAHTATVTGGVVEPRREAGIGTRLLAYARQCADCCGYEKLYQHLPAANQRGIDFLVNRGWTVEATWDDHYLLDGSYVDDVILSAAVDR, encoded by the coding sequence GTGACTGCCGATCTGGCCCGCGTGGCGAAGCCGGAAACGGTCGGTCTCTCGAGTTTCGATTCACCCGTCGTATTTCGACCAGCGACCGAGGACAATCGTTCGGAACTGGTCAGCGTCATGCGATCGATGGCCGACGAACAGCCGTCCGTCGAAACGGCGTCGACCGTGGCAACGGAGACGGACAATAGACCGCTCTACTGGCACGATTCAGCCGGCGAGTACGCAGTCTGCGTGGCGACCATCGACGACACGGTCTGTGGGTGGGTGCGCGTTGACGCGACGGCCAGAGCGCAAACCGCCCACACGGCGACGGTAACCGGTGGCGTCGTGGAACCGCGACGCGAGGCGGGAATCGGGACCAGACTGTTGGCGTACGCTCGGCAGTGTGCCGACTGCTGTGGCTACGAGAAACTGTATCAGCATCTTCCCGCCGCGAACCAGCGGGGAATTGACTTTCTCGTCAATCGGGGCTGGACCGTCGAAGCGACGTGGGACGACCACTACCTACTGGACGGGTCTTACGTGGACGATGTGATTCTGTCCGCTGCGGTCGATCGGTGA
- a CDS encoding adenine deaminase, with amino-acid sequence MTQSVDTLVRGTLVNVNTGNLEERPVAIDGGAIVALDERPAERELHANYIAPGLIDAHMHVESSMVTLPQYADAVVPNGVTSVVHDPHEIANVIGATGVRAVIQDAEQTPLKARFTVPSSVPASDLQDGGATLPPDMVTALLEEPNVVALGEVMDIPGLLAGEKDVHAKVRAARERGLTVDGHMPRVTGDDLQEAARYLDNDHESITLAEAREKADVGLHVYLREGSSSKNLAELLPLTEEIDTRRLSLCTDDREVTDIVDRGGIDFAVRKAIQEGADPVEAVQMATINTAENYDLPFGKVEPGAPADLVLLEELDSWRVDDVLIDGELNPTEDGHTPSPTNIPTDTVEFPSVSAPDLAITAPDGHGRGAHVRVIDAVGGLQTEPMIAEVPVRDGTLTPKPNEDLLSLAVIERHGGKEGIGRGFVHGLGLDRGAVGSTIAHDAHNCVVAGADYTAMAAVANKLKELDGGVVAYDPVDDEFASLALPVAGLMSSEPIETVYEQFETVESHAARLGMAETGLMELSFLALEVIPTYRLTNNGLVDVTDGKYVDVTVSEHTEEQGPDADRRSIPDDSVSEP; translated from the coding sequence GTGACCCAGTCCGTCGACACGCTCGTCCGGGGAACGCTGGTCAACGTGAACACCGGCAATTTGGAGGAGCGCCCCGTGGCAATAGACGGCGGGGCCATCGTTGCGCTGGACGAACGTCCCGCCGAGCGCGAACTCCACGCGAACTACATCGCGCCCGGCCTCATCGACGCACACATGCACGTCGAGTCGAGCATGGTGACGCTGCCACAGTACGCGGACGCGGTCGTTCCTAACGGCGTGACGAGCGTCGTACACGACCCCCACGAAATAGCGAACGTGATCGGTGCCACGGGCGTCCGCGCAGTCATCCAAGACGCTGAACAGACGCCGTTGAAGGCCCGCTTCACCGTCCCTTCCAGCGTCCCAGCGTCGGACCTCCAAGACGGCGGGGCAACGCTTCCTCCCGATATGGTGACGGCCCTGCTCGAGGAACCGAACGTCGTCGCGCTCGGCGAAGTAATGGACATCCCCGGGTTGCTCGCGGGGGAGAAGGACGTCCACGCGAAGGTTCGCGCCGCACGGGAGCGCGGACTGACCGTCGACGGTCACATGCCACGGGTCACGGGCGACGACCTCCAGGAGGCCGCACGGTATCTGGACAACGACCATGAGAGTATCACGCTCGCCGAGGCTCGGGAGAAAGCCGATGTCGGTCTCCACGTCTACCTGCGCGAGGGATCCTCCAGCAAGAATCTCGCCGAGCTCCTGCCGCTTACCGAAGAGATCGACACTCGCCGGCTCTCACTCTGTACGGACGATCGTGAAGTCACGGACATCGTCGATCGAGGCGGGATCGACTTCGCGGTCCGGAAAGCGATCCAGGAAGGGGCAGATCCGGTCGAGGCGGTACAGATGGCGACGATCAATACGGCGGAGAATTACGATCTACCGTTCGGGAAGGTAGAACCGGGAGCACCGGCGGACCTCGTGTTGCTCGAGGAACTGGACTCCTGGCGCGTCGACGACGTACTCATCGACGGTGAGCTGAATCCGACGGAGGATGGGCACACTCCTTCACCGACCAACATTCCGACGGACACGGTCGAGTTCCCCTCGGTCTCAGCGCCGGACCTCGCGATCACGGCTCCCGACGGTCACGGTCGCGGCGCGCACGTCCGTGTCATCGACGCCGTCGGCGGCCTCCAGACCGAGCCTATGATAGCCGAGGTTCCCGTGCGTGACGGCACTCTGACGCCGAAGCCGAACGAAGATCTACTCTCGCTCGCAGTCATCGAACGACACGGCGGGAAGGAAGGGATCGGCCGCGGCTTCGTTCACGGACTCGGACTCGACCGCGGTGCTGTCGGGTCGACGATCGCTCACGACGCGCACAACTGCGTCGTTGCCGGCGCTGATTACACAGCCATGGCAGCCGTCGCGAACAAACTCAAGGAGTTAGACGGCGGCGTCGTCGCGTACGATCCCGTCGATGACGAGTTCGCTTCGCTCGCGCTTCCGGTCGCGGGCCTGATGTCGAGCGAGCCGATAGAAACCGTCTACGAACAGTTCGAAACCGTAGAGTCCCACGCTGCGCGGCTCGGGATGGCCGAAACCGGACTGATGGAACTTTCCTTCCTCGCCCTCGAGGTGATTCCGACGTATCGGCTCACAAACAATGGCCTCGTAGACGTTACGGACGGCAAGTACGTGGACGTGACGGTGTCGGAGCACACCGAAGAACAGGGCCCTGATGCCGACCGGCGGTCGATTCCCGACGATAGCGTCAGTGAGCCCTGA
- a CDS encoding uracil-xanthine permease family protein: MSERDGSIELAYGLEDKPPAIKALFLGVQHVAAMIVPATAVALIVGGGVGVGSADTAFLVQMVLVFSGLATLVQVFPIGPVGARLPIVMGTSFAFVGAATAIGSQYGLDAVFGAIVIAALVEVLIGWQFKRVKKFFPPLVTGLIVMIIGLYLIPVGMDYLAGGAGASDYGAYHNLGLGLLVLAVTVGLNLFTDGPLRILSILFGLLVGYIAAITMGVVDFSPVADASWFAVPVPGRFGFSFEPVAILTFTALHITAAIESVGDISGITAAEGRTPDEDEVTGGLFVDGIGSSIGALFGAFPLTTFSQNVGLINFTGVMSRYVVGVSGAVLLVLGFIPKVSAVVTTIPSAVLGGAVLVMFGMVMASGLRLIFLNERMNRRNMVIIATSIGAGLGVEVRPDALSALPDEANIFFGNAIIVTAISAILLNTLVPREADTDIDEAATGDLDEGLGADAVGSSED; this comes from the coding sequence ATGTCAGAGAGAGACGGTTCCATCGAACTGGCGTACGGATTGGAAGACAAACCACCGGCGATCAAGGCGCTCTTTCTCGGTGTCCAGCACGTAGCGGCCATGATCGTTCCGGCGACGGCGGTGGCGCTCATCGTCGGAGGGGGGGTCGGAGTCGGTTCGGCCGACACAGCCTTCCTGGTACAGATGGTGCTCGTGTTCTCGGGACTCGCAACGCTCGTGCAGGTGTTCCCGATCGGTCCCGTGGGGGCCCGGTTACCCATCGTTATGGGTACGAGCTTCGCGTTCGTCGGCGCGGCGACAGCTATCGGGAGCCAGTACGGGCTCGACGCCGTCTTCGGCGCGATCGTCATCGCGGCGCTGGTAGAGGTGCTGATCGGATGGCAGTTCAAGCGGGTCAAAAAATTCTTCCCGCCACTGGTGACTGGCCTCATCGTTATGATCATCGGCCTCTACCTGATTCCGGTGGGAATGGATTACCTGGCAGGTGGCGCTGGTGCCTCCGACTACGGCGCGTACCATAACCTGGGTCTGGGGCTCCTCGTCCTCGCCGTCACCGTCGGCCTGAATCTTTTCACGGATGGTCCCTTGCGGATACTGAGTATCCTGTTCGGCCTCCTGGTCGGGTACATCGCTGCAATCACCATGGGGGTCGTCGACTTCTCGCCGGTCGCGGACGCGAGCTGGTTCGCCGTTCCCGTCCCTGGTCGGTTCGGGTTCTCCTTCGAGCCGGTCGCCATTCTGACGTTCACCGCCCTACACATCACGGCAGCCATCGAATCCGTCGGGGACATCTCCGGCATCACGGCCGCCGAGGGTCGCACCCCCGACGAAGACGAGGTGACGGGCGGCCTCTTCGTCGACGGGATCGGTAGCTCGATCGGTGCACTATTCGGCGCATTCCCGCTGACCACGTTCTCACAGAACGTCGGCCTCATCAACTTCACGGGCGTCATGAGTCGTTACGTCGTCGGCGTCAGCGGGGCCGTGCTGCTCGTTCTCGGTTTCATTCCGAAGGTCAGTGCCGTCGTGACGACGATTCCGAGTGCGGTGCTCGGCGGTGCGGTGTTGGTCATGTTCGGTATGGTGATGGCGAGCGGCCTTCGTCTCATCTTCCTGAACGAACGCATGAACCGGCGGAACATGGTTATCATCGCAACCTCGATCGGCGCTGGACTGGGCGTCGAGGTCCGGCCGGATGCGCTCAGTGCGCTACCTGACGAGGCGAATATCTTCTTCGGGAACGCGATAATCGTGACCGCCATTTCGGCGATCCTTCTCAATACGCTGGTTCCGCGCGAGGCGGACACCGACATCGACGAGGCGGCGACGGGCGATCTCGACGAGGGTCTGGGGGCCGACGCAGTCGGCTCCTCCGAAGATTAA
- a CDS encoding molybdopterin molybdotransferase MoeA: protein MAHDHESMLSRSEAVREVLDVRDRALSNREPSESSVRDGVAKRFLAESITAPRDVPPHDHATMDGFAVDATESYPLTVSDGEVFPEDEPPSLAAGEAVRIATGAPLPERANAVLKIEEASVEAGELRGSSIEPGTYTYERGSNVSAGDVLFRSGERISAKDLILLRDLGIERVSVYDPFSTGLLATGSEIHEEKAADLDSPMLAALVRSWGHTATIEGTVPDEYEKTRDRIAQLADEHEVIITTGGTSVGKKDYVIRALEALGEVTFHRVRIRPGKPIAVARLPDHDAVAFAIPGKPVGAHTVATLVMRSFFVGETEPLSTIEATLTCDVGIGTSGFEYAVPVTLDEGDAVPLGHVDSPLEVYDETFDPSVLSSSTRATRADGIVLAESDLSTGESVRVIPYSVLE from the coding sequence ATGGCACACGACCACGAATCGATGCTATCTCGTTCCGAGGCCGTGCGAGAGGTTCTCGACGTCCGCGACCGGGCGCTGTCGAACCGCGAGCCGAGTGAATCGAGCGTTAGAGACGGTGTAGCCAAACGGTTTCTCGCAGAGTCGATAACTGCTCCCCGAGACGTTCCGCCTCACGACCACGCGACCATGGACGGATTCGCCGTCGACGCGACCGAGTCGTACCCCCTCACAGTCAGTGACGGAGAGGTATTTCCGGAGGACGAGCCCCCGTCGCTAGCGGCCGGGGAAGCTGTCCGCATCGCCACAGGGGCACCGCTCCCAGAGCGCGCAAACGCCGTGCTCAAAATCGAGGAAGCGTCCGTCGAAGCGGGTGAACTCAGGGGGAGCAGCATCGAACCGGGTACGTATACTTACGAACGGGGGAGCAACGTGTCTGCTGGTGACGTGCTATTTCGGTCCGGAGAGCGGATTTCCGCGAAAGATCTGATTCTGCTCAGAGACCTCGGTATCGAACGCGTCAGCGTATACGACCCCTTCTCCACAGGGTTACTGGCTACTGGATCCGAGATTCACGAGGAAAAGGCCGCTGACCTCGACTCCCCGATGCTGGCCGCGCTCGTCCGTTCGTGGGGGCACACCGCCACCATCGAGGGAACAGTTCCCGACGAATACGAGAAGACGAGGGACCGAATCGCACAGTTGGCCGACGAACACGAGGTGATCATCACGACTGGCGGAACGAGCGTCGGCAAGAAGGACTACGTTATCCGTGCCCTGGAGGCGTTGGGCGAGGTAACGTTCCATCGCGTCCGGATTCGTCCCGGCAAACCGATCGCAGTCGCACGACTCCCCGATCACGACGCGGTCGCCTTCGCGATTCCGGGAAAGCCAGTCGGCGCGCACACGGTTGCGACACTCGTCATGCGTTCGTTCTTCGTCGGCGAGACGGAGCCGCTATCGACGATCGAGGCGACCCTCACGTGCGACGTCGGTATCGGGACGAGTGGCTTCGAGTACGCTGTGCCGGTTACGTTGGACGAAGGGGACGCCGTTCCCCTGGGCCACGTCGACTCTCCGCTCGAGGTCTACGATGAGACGTTCGATCCTAGCGTTCTCTCCTCCAGTACGCGTGCGACGCGAGCTGACGGCATCGTCCTCGCAGAGTCCGATCTGTCGACGGGGGAGTCGGTCCGCGTGATCCCGTATTCGGTGCTCGAATAG
- a CDS encoding MFS transporter, whose amino-acid sequence MLSLLLSDVHGLSAGQIGILFSMVSIANETVASQYGRISRSLDPKELIPLRFVGFGVSLLDVWAASTPVLIGAMLLCFSLGFGLVMPSLDTSVVGLVSSQFRASMLGVLTSMLWLGQTVGPITFTGIVSTAFDEPVTGYRFLLLCCGMASLVGGVLVLLAFGRR is encoded by the coding sequence GTGCTCTCGTTACTTCTAAGCGATGTTCACGGCCTTTCCGCCGGACAGATCGGGATACTATTCAGTATGGTTTCCATCGCCAACGAGACCGTGGCGTCGCAGTACGGACGTATCTCTCGTTCCCTCGATCCGAAGGAACTGATCCCCCTCAGGTTCGTCGGATTCGGTGTGAGCCTCCTCGACGTCTGGGCCGCGTCCACGCCGGTACTGATCGGCGCGATGTTGCTCTGTTTCAGTCTTGGGTTCGGACTCGTGATGCCGTCTCTCGATACGTCCGTCGTCGGTCTCGTTTCGAGCCAATTCCGCGCGAGCATGCTGGGCGTCCTGACGAGTATGCTCTGGCTCGGACAGACTGTCGGCCCGATAACGTTCACCGGGATTGTGAGCACCGCGTTCGACGAACCGGTGACCGGCTATCGCTTCTTGTTGTTGTGCTGTGGAATGGCGTCGCTCGTCGGCGGTGTACTCGTGTTGCTCGCGTTTGGTCGCCGATAG
- a CDS encoding MFS transporter: MTSHRAHGDVPWSSTSLQTVLACSLIGVIGVPLISPILPDLRAVFGISDTQIGLVITAYTLPGVILTPFIGLLSDRLGRRTVVLPLLLLFGLAGGGIALGPSFRGVLALRLLQGIGGSGLMMLAITLIGDFYGGERRNRVMDINSSSIGIGAATYPLLGGALAAIRWNVPFAFFGLSL, from the coding sequence ATGACTTCCCACCGAGCACACGGAGACGTTCCTTGGTCGTCCACCAGCTTGCAGACGGTTCTGGCGTGTTCGCTTATCGGAGTGATAGGCGTTCCACTGATCAGTCCCATTCTACCGGATCTCCGTGCTGTGTTCGGGATCAGCGACACGCAAATTGGCCTCGTAATTACAGCGTATACACTCCCCGGTGTGATCTTGACGCCGTTTATCGGGCTACTATCTGATCGACTGGGACGCCGAACGGTCGTTCTTCCCCTCTTGCTTCTCTTCGGCCTCGCTGGCGGCGGCATCGCTCTCGGTCCCTCGTTTCGCGGCGTACTAGCCCTTCGTTTGCTACAGGGAATCGGTGGAAGCGGGCTGATGATGCTGGCGATAACGCTTATCGGCGACTTCTACGGCGGCGAACGACGGAACAGGGTCATGGACATAAACAGTAGCTCCATCGGCATCGGTGCCGCCACGTATCCGCTACTCGGTGGCGCGTTAGCCGCCATCCGCTGGAACGTCCCGTTCGCGTTCTTCGGACTCAGTCTATAG
- a CDS encoding NCS2 family permease — protein MSKSNEGQSKVASFFGYEEYGTDTKTEVIAGITTFLTMSYIIVINPVILSEAISIDGYSDGEVFQMIAITTILAAVVGTAVMALYANRPFGLAPGMGLNAYFAFTVVITLGVPWQTALAAVFVEGVIFMAMSSVGARRYIIEFFPKPVKFAVGAGIGLFLLLLGLIEMNVATAHDSTLVTLGNVASDPVAILSLVGLAFTLILYSRGVTGSIIIGILTTAFAGWGLTIAGVVNDGLLTPGTVPEPHYDITPLVGSFLQGFQNIEPVTFAIVVFTFFFVDFFDTAGTLIGVSQFGGFLDDDGNLPEMEKPLMADAIATTFGAIVGTTTVTTYVESSTGIEEGGRTGMTALIVSLLFLLSLVAIPLVAAIPTYASYLALVVVGLIMLEGITEVNWEQSDWLIPGGLTMVMMPLTASIANGIAAGIISYPIVKTAQGDHQDIHTAQWVLAGAFVLYFYVTSGGVIG, from the coding sequence GTGTCAAAGTCTAACGAGGGGCAGTCGAAGGTGGCATCCTTCTTCGGCTACGAAGAGTACGGTACCGACACGAAAACAGAGGTGATCGCCGGGATAACGACGTTTCTGACGATGTCGTACATCATCGTCATCAATCCGGTGATCCTCTCGGAAGCGATCAGTATCGACGGCTACTCCGACGGAGAAGTGTTCCAGATGATCGCAATTACGACGATCCTCGCAGCAGTGGTGGGGACGGCCGTCATGGCCCTCTACGCTAACCGCCCGTTCGGTCTCGCACCTGGAATGGGGCTCAATGCGTACTTCGCGTTCACCGTCGTCATCACGCTCGGTGTCCCGTGGCAAACCGCGCTCGCGGCGGTGTTCGTCGAGGGGGTCATTTTCATGGCGATGTCCTCGGTCGGCGCGCGACGGTACATCATCGAATTTTTCCCGAAACCGGTCAAGTTCGCCGTTGGTGCCGGTATCGGACTGTTCCTCCTGCTGTTGGGGCTCATCGAGATGAACGTCGCGACCGCACACGATTCGACGTTAGTTACCTTGGGGAACGTCGCCTCCGATCCGGTCGCTATCCTCTCCCTCGTGGGCCTGGCGTTCACGCTCATCCTTTATTCGCGTGGCGTGACCGGTTCGATTATCATCGGTATCCTCACCACGGCCTTTGCCGGGTGGGGGCTGACGATCGCCGGCGTGGTCAACGATGGTCTCCTCACCCCTGGGACCGTTCCCGAACCACACTACGATATTACGCCGCTGGTCGGTTCGTTCCTGCAAGGGTTCCAGAACATCGAACCAGTGACATTTGCGATCGTCGTATTCACGTTCTTCTTCGTGGACTTCTTCGATACGGCCGGAACGCTCATCGGCGTCTCGCAGTTCGGCGGCTTTCTGGACGACGACGGGAACCTGCCGGAGATGGAGAAGCCGCTGATGGCGGACGCGATCGCGACGACCTTCGGAGCGATAGTCGGAACGACGACTGTCACGACCTACGTCGAGAGTTCCACGGGGATCGAAGAGGGAGGTCGGACCGGGATGACCGCTCTCATCGTCAGCCTCCTGTTCCTGCTCTCGCTCGTCGCGATACCCCTCGTTGCTGCCATTCCGACGTACGCGTCGTACTTAGCGTTGGTCGTCGTCGGTCTGATCATGCTCGAAGGAATCACCGAAGTGAACTGGGAACAGTCCGATTGGCTGATCCCGGGTGGCTTGACGATGGTGATGATGCCGCTAACGGCGTCGATCGCCAACGGTATCGCCGCGGGGATCATCAGTTACCCGATCGTCAAAACGGCCCAAGGGGACCACCAAGACATCCACACGGCACAGTGGGTGCTCGCAGGAGCGTTCGTCCTCTATTTCTATGTTACCTCCGGAGGTGTGATCGGATAG
- the cofC gene encoding 2-phospho-L-lactate guanylyltransferase, with protein sequence MRVIVPFDARGPKTRLSTLLDYDDRNEFARAMLRDVVSVVQDTGRDPLVLSSAPIEFENCPVLVDERSLSRAVNERLRAASSAVAVVMADLPLITDAALERLLTREEDVVLARGIGGGTNALVSRTTDFAVDYHGTSYLDHRSTALEIGATLAEIDSYRLAVDIDEPDDLVEVLLHGESRATQWLRDRGFRLASGTGRTTVRRTDVTHEPSQ encoded by the coding sequence ATGCGAGTCATCGTACCCTTCGACGCTCGAGGCCCCAAAACGAGGTTATCGACGCTCCTCGATTACGACGACCGGAACGAGTTTGCGCGAGCGATGTTGCGAGACGTCGTTTCCGTCGTTCAGGATACCGGCAGAGACCCACTCGTCCTCTCTTCGGCGCCGATCGAGTTCGAGAACTGTCCCGTGCTCGTCGACGAACGGTCGCTTTCGCGTGCCGTCAACGAACGTCTTCGTGCTGCTTCGTCGGCCGTCGCAGTCGTCATGGCCGATCTGCCGTTGATTACGGACGCGGCGCTCGAGCGTTTGCTCACCAGAGAGGAGGACGTCGTGCTCGCGCGCGGAATCGGGGGTGGGACGAACGCGCTCGTTTCCCGTACGACTGACTTCGCGGTCGATTATCACGGCACCTCTTACCTCGACCATCGGTCCACAGCGCTCGAAATCGGGGCCACGCTGGCGGAGATCGATTCGTACCGACTCGCAGTAGACATCGATGAACCGGACGATCTCGTGGAAGTACTGCTTCACGGGGAGAGTCGTGCGACCCAGTGGCTGCGCGATCGGGGCTTCCGACTCGCCTCAGGTACCGGACGGACCACCGTTCGGCGCACAGATGTCACACACGAGCCATCCCAGTAG
- a CDS encoding Rid family detoxifying hydrolase: protein MKRVISASDAPEAVGAYSQATTDGELVFTAGQIPMTPDGELLSDESIAAQAEQSLSNIQGVLSAEGLDMSDILKVTVFLDDINDFEEMNDTYSEFFDDEPPARSAVEVANLPKGVGVEIEAIASSE, encoded by the coding sequence ATGAAGCGAGTTATCAGTGCGAGCGATGCTCCAGAGGCAGTCGGTGCGTACAGTCAGGCGACGACCGACGGTGAGCTCGTCTTTACTGCCGGGCAGATACCGATGACGCCCGACGGAGAGTTACTCTCCGACGAATCGATCGCCGCACAGGCCGAACAGTCTCTCTCCAACATCCAGGGCGTTCTGTCGGCGGAAGGGCTGGATATGAGCGATATCCTGAAGGTCACGGTGTTTCTGGACGACATCAACGATTTCGAAGAGATGAACGATACCTACAGCGAATTCTTCGACGACGAGCCTCCCGCCCGCAGTGCCGTGGAGGTCGCAAATCTCCCCAAAGGAGTCGGTGTCGAAATTGAAGCAATCGCGTCGAGCGAGTGA
- a CDS encoding sulfurtransferase TusA family protein — MEIDVSGTVCPQTVLIVRRCLEELEPGNELTVIGDYPPAERSIRRSCHKHGYSVAATSTTDADAEFALRIRVPSAAKT, encoded by the coding sequence ATGGAGATCGACGTGAGTGGCACAGTGTGTCCCCAGACGGTGCTCATCGTGAGACGATGTCTGGAGGAACTCGAGCCCGGTAACGAGCTCACGGTCATCGGGGACTATCCACCGGCAGAGCGTAGCATCCGCCGCTCCTGTCACAAACACGGGTACAGCGTCGCAGCGACATCCACGACGGACGCTGATGCGGAGTTTGCGCTTCGAATTCGTGTGCCCAGTGCAGCGAAAACGTGA